agaggaggagactgaataaaaacaagaagGTGTCTAAAAACACCGCAGCAATATACACCAGCTACACTATGTCAAACCGGCTTCAGGAGAAACTAAGCTTCGCTAGCCAGTAAGCTAATGTTAGCTACGTGCGACACTCCACCACAAAAGATACACATTGAGCCGTTGTCCCATGTCCTGGAGCAGGTTCGCTGCCTGTTGCCTGTAGGACAGCTCCTTATCGGGGTCCAGTCCAGCTCGCCGAGAAGGGCTGTTTTCGATCTGTTGTCGGGTGAAGCACCATTTAttgttactgctggcagggagagaACGAAACGAAGCCGCCATTACTGAGAAGGACGAGAGTTTAAAATTTCTGTGCGTCACAGGAACAACGTCACGCCAGGAAGCAAAACGTAGTCCTGATAGTGACCAGCAGGTGGCGCCAAATCACTTTGGTTAAACACAGTCACGAAAGAACCTGCTACGTATTGAAAAGTAAAGTCGATATGTTCGTGTGAGGTAACGaacatttgttattttatttttaccgTAAGAAGACAAGAGATTGTAAGAGTTAAAACAAATAGAAGAGACCTCATTGGTGGAGCTTCAGGGACGTCAGGGAAACTTCCGCCTGCCAGTTCAGCAGCGTCAACATGGCGGCGATGGATGTCATTGTGGACAGTCTTGTGTCTTTGCGGAGAACACATGCAGTCCAGCGGAACTCTCCCTGGATCTTTTTACTCATTTGTTTGGTTGGATCGCTTCTCAAAGAGCTGGAGCTCGTCCCGCAGACTTACTTCAGCAGCAGCAAAAACGTCGTCAACGTGTGAGTAGAGCCAAAGTTTAAAAACTGAACAGAATAACTGTCACCTGCTGATGTAAAGTGATGTCTGCAGCCTCCTTAAGGTGTGAACTCTTTCAGGTATTTCTTATCTGAATAAGTAAACGCCATGTTTATAATAAGTTTCTAGGACCGACAGTCAGTCCTGCTAGTGACACTGGATGTTCTAGTGGTGGGACATCTTAGTGACTGTGAATTTCAAGTCATtttgtttataaataaaaattgacATATGCAGCAATAACAAAACAGATACTTCTTCAGCTTATGtggttgtaatattttctcagagTTGAGATACAGGGCTGTGTCATCTGAATATGAATTCAGGAGAAAGTCAGTAATTGTCTAAAGGAAAATGCCATGGTGTGTTTCAAAATATAAGCTTTCAGATGGACTTCCTTTAGAACCAGTCCAGTTCTAAAGATGATAGAGGAGCATTAAATGGGTTGTGTTTTGTCTCTGGCAGGTTGTTTGTCAAAGTGTCGTGGGGGTGGACGCTGCTGCTGCTCAcacccttcctcctcttgtccaaCTCCTTCTTCAGCAGGAATGTGTCTTTCCTCAGTCGGCGGCTCTTGTCCTTGGCAGTAGCAACAGTTGTGTGGTACGTCTGCACAGAGACCTTCTTCTACATCGAGGATGTGACCGGCGCTTGTTTTGAAAGCAGCTCCTCACACGTTACCAACAAGGAGTTTACGTCCAAAGCCGCCTGCAGACGGGCCGGTCTCCTCTGGCATGGCTATGACATCTCAGGACACTCCTTCATTCTAACGTACTCTGCCCTCCTCATTTTTGAGGAAACGTCCCCCATGCCTTTTCTTAAGACAGTCAGTTTGTCGTCACAGTCTAGGACTGTCCTCAACCTTCTGTATGTGGCCTTGAATCTGTTGATGGTGATGTGGGTGTGGATGTTTGCCTGCACCTCTGTTTACTTCCATGACCCATCTCATAAGCTGCTGGGAACTGTATGCGCCCTGATGTGGTGGTATCTAACGTATCGGGTGTGGTATCTAAAGCCTCTGTCACCTGGACTTCCCCCTCAGCGTCAgccaaaagaacaaaaacagcaCGCCTAATCCACACCTCCCTCTACAGAAGGCTGCTATTTTACAGCCATTTTCAAAACAACACACTGTACATGACATTGCTGGGTCCAAGCTTGAAGCTATTTTAAAGTATTTCCTCCTAGGAAGCTTTTTGTCCAAGATGCCTGACAGGAAGTCCTTCCGCAATGTATAACAGCTGCTGATCCCAAAATGACTCGTGGTAATCTGAGCTAAAAGCAACTGTCCTGAGATTAAAGCCCCTCATTCTGTGTCAAGGTTGGCACTTTTTTTTGTATAGATCACCATGGCAACTaatgatacccccccccccccccaaagacaCATTAAAAAAACAAGGATTGCATTTGGATCATGTTGACTGACTGAAACTCTTAGATGAAATTCAATGGAAACTTTATAGTTTAACTGATAAAGTTTCATCTTCAACTTTGTGTGGGACCAAATTTAGTGTAAAAGATCAGTTCTGGATTTTGCTCTTTGGTTTCACATTAATATGTGTGCTTAATTTTCATGCAGTCTTCAATGACCGTTTCTGTTTATTTCCTGACGACTGGTTCATGTTCCTGTGAGACGGAGCAACGTTTTAAACAAGTTGTACAACACAACGCCCGCAGAACGTGGCTCCTGTGTTCGCTAAAACAATGAGTGTTACCACAAATCCAGTCCATGACTGAGAAGATCTATGAAAGTTGAACAGAAAACATTAGTGAAATCAGATGGGACAAAATCCAGAACCACATCTATGAGCCTAAACAACACAAAAACGAATAAAGACATAAAGCTGAAACAATCAGGGAATATTTGTAACATCTGGATGCTGAAACAAGTCAagttttatgaaattaaagagtTTTCAAGTAATTAGGAACAAAATTTATCGTCTGGCAGATACACTGAcacaaatttcaaaataaaagcacataaTCTGACTGATCATCCCCCCCCTCAAAAAATATAAAATCCAGCTGGTGGACAGGAATGGTCGCTGGTTGGCCAAAACGATAGCAGACTCAAACTGAAGTGATGGCTGTCTTGATCCTCTTTAAGTGGTAGACGGGTTTAACTGAGCACGAAGAAAACCTGGATTTGTTAAACCTGCCTTTCTGTCTGCGTGCCGCTGCTGTTCACGACTAACTGCAGTTTAACGTCCGATCATGTGACTCCACACGGCACCCTCTTTCAACTAGATGCCTTTATGTTTGAGTTTAACTACAGATGGTCTTGAGGATTTattcaagaaaacaaaaacactcaTAAAGGCATATTTtaaatttaaaacatttgttattcCCAACATTTAGTGGCCAAACAGTAGAAAACATTTTCTTTTCCACCCAAGCCAGGGTGAAAAATAGCTGAAAAAAAAATAGCTAAAGCTAAAAACCGAAATGCACTTCACTAAATTAACCGACTGTATTTTTTTCTTCTCAAATTATATTTTAACACTAATTTTATTTATAGAAATGCCAACAATGAATGTTTTCTGTGCTACGCTGTCTTGTTTAGAGGTGTTTATATTAGAGATGCAACAAAAATCATCCGGCGATCCAAACTAGCCAATTATCTGGAACTCAGAAATGCCATTGCTCGTCGTTTTCTCCAGGTCTGTGAACGTGCCATCACTAAACACAACTTCTCTCTATGTGGAACTTTCAGAATGATTAAGTTTTtcacacatttcctttagaagagGTTGATGATGAATGTTCAGGTAATCCGGTAACAGCCCTGCAGACCAAAATCGGTGCAGCTCTGGTTTAAACCTTTTTGCCTCCATGTGAAAATGACGTAATCTTTGTGTGAGTTTTTGTGCCTGATCCTGTTGTGCCACTCACCTCCACGTCAGACAGCAGGAGGGAAATGTTTGTCACCTGTTAGAGTTTCATTCTCATGGGAACAAGTTCTTTATTCTGAGTTTGTAGACTTGTCTACTGGTCAGATTCACACTAAAACAATGAAAATAATTTTGTAACCGAGTCTCTACATGTTTTATTTGTGCTAAAAGTTTAGTTTTAACTGAATAAAAAGCTGCTTCAGAGGATTTCAATGTCATTGTTTATTTGTCATTGATGGCAACTGAATAAATTAAGGCTTACGAACAAACATCATAAAAAGCACCATAAATTAATGCATAtagaaatattaaaaataaaaagttaaaaaatatcTGAGTGTGTATAATGATCACAAATCACCACTAGGATTTCTTCACTTAAACTCTGTAATTCAAGCAGTTCAGACTGAACATCTGGGTCTGTGACAGACGTGATGAAAACGGACCTGGCGGTTCCTAGAGCCTCTTTTCAGCGTCATCTGCTGTGAAATGTGAGCATTAAAAAGTctttaaataataaaagtcaTCAAGCTGTTTGGCTCCTTAGGATTTCTGTCACTTGCAGACTAAAAGGCTTCATATCTGTAGTTCTTTGTGATTCTCGATGATCTTTCTGCATTCCAACCCAGCATCTCTCTTTACATGTTGCTCTTCCCATCctccatgataaacctgaagctgAACTCTGATTGGGTAATCAGAACAGAGCTGAGCCAAAGTCCACAGCCATCCCTCTACTCTCTTTATTCAGCCTTCTAAAGCCCAGAATGCTCACCGATCCTTTAAAGTGGTGCGGATGATTATTTCTCTCTAATTAAAGAGTTTTCCTTCGGACTTGAGTTGTTTTTCCACTCCTGTTTGATCCCATTCTTGCACCTGATCACTCCATGTCTGTATGATGTGAAGCAACAGATTTTAATGAGCCTTTCAGAAAATAACTAACAGATGTTCATCTGCAACTCAATAATGTTTGGAGCTAgttcaattcaagatggctgccacagctaatcaGCCTCAGCCAGCGCAG
The sequence above is a segment of the Nothobranchius furzeri strain GRZ-AD chromosome 15, NfurGRZ-RIMD1, whole genome shotgun sequence genome. Coding sequences within it:
- the fitm2 gene encoding acyl-coenzyme A diphosphatase FITM2 is translated as MAAMDVIVDSLVSLRRTHAVQRNSPWIFLLICLVGSLLKELELVPQTYFSSSKNVVNVLFVKVSWGWTLLLLTPFLLLSNSFFSRNVSFLSRRLLSLAVATVVWYVCTETFFYIEDVTGACFESSSSHVTNKEFTSKAACRRAGLLWHGYDISGHSFILTYSALLIFEETSPMPFLKTVSLSSQSRTVLNLLYVALNLLMVMWVWMFACTSVYFHDPSHKLLGTVCALMWWYLTYRVWYLKPLSPGLPPQRQPKEQKQHA